TTGTCTTTATTATGCTAGGCCGTAAAGTAGGACTGAAAAGCCGTTCGCTTGCGACTGAAGCATTGAACCAGCAAAACTTAGGCGGCATATTACGTCTTGTACTTAAATTATTACTGATCAGTCTATTGTTCGAGTCAATTGGTGCAGTATTACTGGCACTGGAATGGGTACCATTACTCGGAGTTAAACGTGGTTTATTCAATAGTTTCTTTACTGCAGTAAGCGCGTTTAACAATGCTGGATTTGCACTGCACAGTGATAATCTTGTACAATATCAGACGAATCCCGTAGTTAACTTTATTATCACTACATTGATCCTGCTTGGAGGATTAGGATTTACTGTTATTCTGGATCTATATCAGAAGAAGAAGTTCTCTCATCTTAGACTACATACGAAAATCATGATATTCGGTACATTGATTATTAATACGATTGCGACGCTGTCCATCTACCTACTTGAAATGAATAATCTGAAGACGCTCGGCGGTCATAGTACATTCGATCAGTTTCAGATGGCTTACTTCCAGGCTATTACGACAAGAACAGCAGGATTTAATACAATCGATATCGGTGCGCTTGGAACACCGACAATCTTATTGATGATGTTATTCATGTTTATCGGGGGCGGATCGACTTCTACTGCCGGTGGGATTAAGTTAACGACAGCTGTTGTCATCTTCTTCGGTACGATTAGTTTTATTAAACAACGCGAACAAATAAGTTTATTCAAGAGAGCAATCGATACGAAGTACCTCTTCAAAAGCTTTGCGATTGTCGTTCTGAGCTCTACTTTTATATTTATCATCACTTTAGCACTCGTTATCGCAGAACCTGACCTGCCATTTCTTGCTGTGATGTTTGAAGTAATATCAGCATTCGGTACCGTCGGACTGACGATGGGAATAACTGCGAAACTTTCTGTTGCAGGTAAACTGCTGATCATATTAATGATGATGATCGGTAAGATCGGTGTATTAACCATCGTGCTGACATTCTCTAAACCACAGAAGGCGCTTTACTCATATCCGAAAGAAGACGTACTGACAGGATAGTTAATATTATAAATTTGCATAAAAAAAGAGAAGAATTTCAAAGTTCTTCTCTTTTTTCTATTAATTTTTACGCCCTAGCTTAACTAATGCTGCACCTACAACAAGTATTATCCCTGCAAATCCAGCAAATAAACCTTTACTTTCTCCAGTAAGTGGTAAATTTTTCATTTCAGATTTTTGTTGCATCGCAGTGTCTTTAACAATAATTTTATCCCCTGGCTTTACTGCTTGCGTTGACAAATTGTTGTCTTTCATTATTTGCTTAACTGAAGAATGATGTTTTACCGAGATGTCACTTATCGTTTCTCCTTGCTTAACAACATGTGTCTTCATTCCTGCAACTTCTTTATTCGAACCGACATTTAATTTGCTCATATCATCTTTAATATGACGCTCTTCTTTTGGTGTTACATCTTTATTTTTTTCATTTACTTCTTCGTTTTGATTTGGTTTATTGTCGTTCTCATTAACTTCATCTTTTGGAATAATTACTTTATCATTTTCTTTTACTTCTTCTTTTGGTGTAGATTCTTGTTTATTTTCATGAACCACTTCTTTTTGCTCTGATACATCTGCTTCTGGTTTTTCCTCCACAATCGGAGTGCTGTAAACATAGACAGTATCTCCCGACTTCACAAATTTATTCGGTAACTTCTCTCCATTCAGATAAATATCATAATGTGTGCCAGCTGTTAGGTTATCGCCGAATACAAGCTTGCCATTCTCAAGTGTCATCGCTTCTCCAACTTTTACATCACCATGGTATAATGCGATTGTTTGTCCGGCAAGCGGATTATCGTTTTCATCTACTACAAATACTGTTGCAGGGGCTGTTGCTGCATCGTAGTGCCCTTCGCCTTGTGCATCAACAAAGAATGTGTTCTCTAGTTTAGATCCTTCTACGCCACGCACCGTATATCCTTGGTTTACACCATTAACATAGACCGCAAAGTTTCTTGCTGCTGGCAGACCTTCGAACATCACATTGCCGTTTGCATCTGTTGTCATTGCTTTATAGAAGACTTTGCCTTCTGTAATATCGTACAGTTCAACTTTTTGGTCTGCTACATTCTGCATACTCTTATTGATGACATGCGCTGTAAATGTAGCTCCTGCTGATTTCGCTTGATTTACTTCTTCTCTTAATACAGATATGTACAAGTTATCACCTTGTCTGAAATAAGCATTGCTGATTCTAGCACCATTTACTTCTACATGATATGTTTTATCATTCTGCAAGTTATTAAACATAGCTTGTCCACTTTCATCCGTCGTACTTGAAGCAACTGGTGTTTCTCCAGAAAGTATTGTAACTGTTGCATTCTTTACAACAACACCTTCTTCATCACTTACAGTTATCATTGATTTTGAGTTTTCTTGTGCTGCATGAGCAGTATCTAACGCCATTGTTTCAATTCCACCAAATAATAAAATGCTGCTTAAAGCAATATGTCCTGTTTTAAACTTCATTTATCCCACTCCTAAATCGTAATAATTACGATTTAATTATAAGTGTTTTTCATCTTTTATCAACAATAAATTTTACACTTATTACCTATTTTAAAATTAAAAATTATGATTTTTTACAAATATTAGCCTATGTTAAAATGATATAAAGAGGTGATACCATGAATAAAGAACATAAATATTTTATTGCATTCGTTCTAGCGCTCGCTTTAGTGAATATCGTGCTTTTTGCTATGGATAATCAATGGCGAGGGTTAGCTAGCTGGGTATCTATGAGTGCGATTTTGCTGACTGCATTTATTTTAGTCGTCAGAAGATTTATGAGGAATGAAGATCAGGATGAGGACACTGACAAGGTGGCCCGTAAATAAAATTTATGAGCCACTTTGCACGCGTTTCACTACTCTGGGCGCGCAAGGCGGCTCGTAAATAAATTTTATGAGCCACTTTGAACGCGTTTCACTACTCTGGACTCGCAAGGTGGCTCGTAAATAAATTTTATGAGCCACTTTGAACGCATTTCACTACTCTGGACTCGCAAGGTGGCTCGTAAATAAAATTTATGAGCCACTTTGAACGCGTTTTACTACTCTGGACTCGCAAGATGGCTCGTAAATAAAATTTATGAGCCACTTTGAACGCATTTCACTACTCTGGACTCGCAAGGTGGCTCGTAAATAAATTTTATGAGCCACTTTGATCGCGTTTTACTACTCTGGACTTGCAAGGTGGCTCGTAAATAAATTTTATGAGCCACTTTGAACGCGTTTCACTACTCTGGACTCGCAAGATGGCTCGTAAATAAATTTTATGAGCCACTTTGCACGCCTTTCAATTCTTAACTAATATTTTTTAACGATATAACCTTCTCCTTTCAAAAATCGGGCTAAGCTTTCACTATAGATTCTCATCTCATTCTCATGAGCGATGGTATAAAAAACAATCTCTTTCTCGTTTAGAAAAGCCATATCCGCTTCAATCCCATCAAGCGCATAGCCAAAAAATGAAACCCCATTTTCTCTGTATTGTTTATAGAAGCTATTATACTTTTTCAGAAAGTTCGCCATCTTTGTGTTATATGGATAAAAATAACTCATCGCCCCTGGACCTGACCTTATTGTACCTGGCCATTTCTTCGTCTGAACAACCTTAATTAGATCATCATCAAAAGCCTGATATAGACTTTGCTCCGTGAAATCTTCATCACCTGTTACAGTAATTTGAATTGTATCTACATAATCCACTAGTATTTGCAGCATTTTACGGTATTCTTCTTTGTTGCGTAGTCTTAGATGTTTCACAATACATCTCCCATCATTGTTACTAATAATATTTCTATAATTTTCCTTAAAAGTCTGCATATACCACACTCTGTTTGGGCGCCACACTCCATTTCTGCACTTACTACACTCTGTTTAGGCGCCGCGCACCATTTAGACAATTTATTACTCTAAATCATCTTCCACATACTCAAACAAGTCCCCTGGCTGACAGTCCAGCGCTTTACATATCGCTTCCAGTGTAGAGAAACGCACGGCTTTCACCTTTCCGGTCTTTAAGTTCGATAAGTTTGCAACACTCACATCTACCATCTCTGATAGTTCGTTTAACTTTACTTTACGATCTGCCATCACTCTATCTAATCTCACTATTATCATATCGTCACTTCCTAAACTGTTGCATCATATTCATCTTGAAGATATGCTCCGTATCTGAACGCTCTTCCGATAAACCAGATTGTCACCGCAATTAAGATGACATTCCAATCTAAATTAAATAAATTATAACTCACTTTATTGATAACGTCTGTATCTATTAAATAATGAGATAAGTTCAGTGATTTATCGATAAATACACTGATCAGCGTAACCATCAATTTATATGAATGCCCTACAAATATAAACAGTATCGCGATTGTCTCGATAAATTTGCCATTACGATTACTGAATACTTCATTCTTACTAAACGCATGGATTAATTTTCTTGCAAACCACATCATCAATAAGAATATTACAGCATTTAATATGGCGATAATCAATAAACTGATCAGCAGGCCTTTATTAACTGCAAGTTGCTCTCCGATAAAACTTTTCGTGAACTCATAATTCATACCGCCAATGCTTAACATAATCTTAGAGTTATCTGCCTGCAGAAACTTGTTCAAAGTTTCTTCTGATAAAGTAGAGATAAATATCGTCAGTCCCGCTAAGACAACAGTTCCTACGGCTGCCAGTACCACACCAA
Above is a window of Macrococcoides canis DNA encoding:
- a CDS encoding DUF2975 domain-containing protein, whose translation is MNKNSVSRFKGLLKVMDIIYLIGVVLAAVGTVVLAGLTIFISTLSEETLNKFLQADNSKIMLSIGGMNYEFTKSFIGEQLAVNKGLLISLLIIAILNAVIFLLMMWFARKLIHAFSKNEVFSNRNGKFIETIAILFIFVGHSYKLMVTLISVFIDKSLNLSHYLIDTDVINKVSYNLFNLDWNVILIAVTIWFIGRAFRYGAYLQDEYDATV
- a CDS encoding LysM peptidoglycan-binding domain-containing protein; the protein is MKFKTGHIALSSILLFGGIETMALDTAHAAQENSKSMITVSDEEGVVVKNATVTILSGETPVASSTTDESGQAMFNNLQNDKTYHVEVNGARISNAYFRQGDNLYISVLREEVNQAKSAGATFTAHVINKSMQNVADQKVELYDITEGKVFYKAMTTDANGNVMFEGLPAARNFAVYVNGVNQGYTVRGVEGSKLENTFFVDAQGEGHYDAATAPATVFVVDENDNPLAGQTIALYHGDVKVGEAMTLENGKLVFGDNLTAGTHYDIYLNGEKLPNKFVKSGDTVYVYSTPIVEEKPEADVSEQKEVVHENKQESTPKEEVKENDKVIIPKDEVNENDNKPNQNEEVNEKNKDVTPKEERHIKDDMSKLNVGSNKEVAGMKTHVVKQGETISDISVKHHSSVKQIMKDNNLSTQAVKPGDKIIVKDTAMQQKSEMKNLPLTGESKGLFAGFAGIILVVGAALVKLGRKN
- a CDS encoding helix-turn-helix domain-containing protein; protein product: MIIVRLDRVMADRKVKLNELSEMVDVSVANLSNLKTGKVKAVRFSTLEAICKALDCQPGDLFEYVEDDLE
- a CDS encoding TrkH family potassium uptake protein, translated to MKKKKSNPYLVIINAFIIFLAIGTLLLSLPIAQKQPTSFVDCLFIATSAFTVTGLATIDITANFNTLGHIIIMILVQAGGLGIITLAMIVFIMLGRKVGLKSRSLATEALNQQNLGGILRLVLKLLLISLLFESIGAVLLALEWVPLLGVKRGLFNSFFTAVSAFNNAGFALHSDNLVQYQTNPVVNFIITTLILLGGLGFTVILDLYQKKKFSHLRLHTKIMIFGTLIINTIATLSIYLLEMNNLKTLGGHSTFDQFQMAYFQAITTRTAGFNTIDIGALGTPTILLMMLFMFIGGGSTSTAGGIKLTTAVVIFFGTISFIKQREQISLFKRAIDTKYLFKSFAIVVLSSTFIFIITLALVIAEPDLPFLAVMFEVISAFGTVGLTMGITAKLSVAGKLLIILMMMIGKIGVLTIVLTFSKPQKALYSYPKEDVLTG